A stretch of Candidatus Desulfarcum epimagneticum DNA encodes these proteins:
- a CDS encoding MBL fold metallo-hydrolase codes for MSLCKIHPIVCGTKIFDKTMMTYQHGGGTPYTIPIYSWLIQGTGRNILVDTGEMRPIQSADREKAIGGKIHTFEQGLEKWGLTPADIDIVIHTHLHNDHCENDYQCVNAEFYIHEKELERIHAPHPLDYRYLEDYILEIEENGQIKTVSGDMEIVPGIRVMRTPAHTEGGLTVFVDTGKGKAAITGFCVIMENFEPPVEIRAMEMDVTPPGTHVNVYEAYDIMKKVKEAADILIPLHEPMFASVDELPL; via the coding sequence ATGAGCCTTTGCAAAATACATCCCATTGTGTGCGGAACCAAGATTTTCGACAAAACCATGATGACCTATCAGCACGGGGGGGGAACCCCTTACACCATCCCCATCTACTCCTGGCTCATCCAGGGGACGGGCCGAAACATCCTGGTGGACACCGGGGAAATGCGGCCCATCCAATCCGCCGACCGGGAAAAGGCCATCGGGGGAAAAATTCACACGTTTGAGCAGGGGCTTGAAAAATGGGGGCTGACGCCCGCCGACATCGACATCGTGATCCACACCCATCTGCACAATGATCACTGTGAGAACGACTACCAGTGCGTCAACGCCGAATTTTACATCCATGAAAAGGAGCTGGAGCGGATCCACGCCCCCCACCCCCTGGACTACCGGTACCTGGAGGACTATATCCTGGAGATCGAGGAGAACGGCCAGATCAAAACCGTGTCCGGCGACATGGAGATCGTCCCGGGAATCCGCGTCATGCGCACCCCGGCCCACACCGAGGGGGGCCTCACCGTCTTTGTGGACACCGGGAAGGGCAAAGCCGCCATCACGGGGTTTTGCGTGATCATGGAAAACTTTGAGCCGCCGGTGGAAATCCGGGCCATGGAGATGGACGTGACGCCGCCCGGGACCCATGTGAACGTGTACGAGGCCTACGACATCATGAAAAAAGTCAAGGAGGCGGCCGACATCCTCATCCCCCTGCACGAGCCGATGTTCGCGTCTGTGGATGAGCTGCCCCTGTGA
- a CDS encoding Methylmalonyl-CoA epimerase, with protein sequence MKVLKVDHLGVAVESIEQGKNFWKDTLGLEFEGLETVAPQKVTTAFFPVGESEVELLESTSPDGPVAGFLKKKGEGIHHVAFRVENLEASLAELKEKGVRLIDETPRKGAGGAKIAFIHPKATNGVLVELCER encoded by the coding sequence ATGAAAGTTCTTAAGGTGGATCATCTTGGAGTGGCGGTGGAAAGCATTGAGCAGGGAAAAAATTTTTGGAAAGACACCCTGGGGCTTGAATTCGAGGGCCTGGAGACGGTGGCCCCCCAGAAGGTCACCACCGCCTTTTTCCCTGTGGGGGAAAGCGAGGTGGAGCTTTTGGAGTCCACCTCCCCGGACGGTCCGGTGGCCGGCTTTCTGAAAAAAAAGGGAGAGGGCATCCATCATGTGGCCTTTCGCGTGGAAAACCTTGAGGCGTCCCTGGCCGAGCTGAAGGAAAAGGGCGTTCGCTTAATCGACGAGACCCCCCGGAAAGGGGCCGGAGGCGCCAAAATCGCCTTTATTCATCCCAAGGCCACCAACGGCGTTTTAGTGGAGCTTTGCGAGCGATAG
- a CDS encoding conserved membrane hypothetical protein (Evidence 4 : Unknown function but conserved in other organisms), translating into MGLTGCGKPDKIAVQSVLKKRPEQRAKADSERRRVMNIKRFVWAAIAVFLGFQVTDPIIHMVILGKTYQSMPAMWRPGMESMMWIMHAGGLVMAFLFVYIFFKGYENKGIGEGVRFGLVLGLFANIPYAFYSYVIYPLPFSLCAQWFVYGMIQFVICGVIAAAVYRPADS; encoded by the coding sequence TTGGGTTTGACAGGATGCGGGAAACCCGATAAAATCGCGGTTCAATCGGTTTTAAAAAAACGACCCGAACAGCGGGCAAAAGCGGACAGCGAAAGGAGGCGCGTGATGAACATCAAACGATTCGTATGGGCGGCCATCGCGGTGTTTTTGGGGTTTCAGGTCACCGATCCCATCATCCACATGGTGATTTTGGGAAAAACCTACCAGTCCATGCCCGCCATGTGGCGGCCCGGCATGGAGTCCATGATGTGGATCATGCATGCCGGGGGGCTGGTCATGGCCTTTTTGTTCGTCTATATCTTTTTCAAGGGCTATGAAAACAAAGGAATCGGGGAGGGCGTTCGCTTCGGCCTGGTTTTAGGCCTTTTCGCCAACATCCCCTACGCCTTTTACTCCTACGTCATCTATCCCCTTCCGTTCTCTTTGTGCGCGCAGTGGTTTGTTTATGGCATGATCCAGTTCGTCATCTGCGGCGTCATCGCCGCCGCCGTTTACCGGCCGGCCGATTCCTGA
- a CDS encoding putative Protein PsiE homolog (Evidence 3 : Putative function from multiple computational evidences), giving the protein MNASKKFNIAVQKVIPNVIQAFVGVIMLGVTALSGAVAIRELMELLTFLSEPASQSERIVTSSISFLHISNAILAIEFMLLSIKYFREHFHFPLRYVIYIGVTSIIRHMVVSHEHLLTGSVAILLLVIAYCMVCVKNHKIGKERYA; this is encoded by the coding sequence TTGAATGCCTCAAAAAAATTCAACATCGCCGTCCAAAAAGTCATCCCCAACGTCATACAGGCGTTTGTGGGCGTCATTATGCTGGGGGTGACGGCGCTTTCAGGCGCTGTGGCGATCCGTGAGCTGATGGAGCTTCTGACGTTTTTGTCTGAGCCGGCGAGTCAATCCGAAAGGATCGTCACGTCAAGCATCTCTTTCCTGCATATCTCCAACGCCATCCTGGCCATTGAGTTCATGCTGCTTTCCATCAAGTATTTCCGGGAGCATTTCCATTTTCCCTTACGATACGTGATCTACATCGGCGTCACGTCCATCATCCGGCACATGGTGGTGAGCCACGAGCATCTGCTCACGGGCTCTGTCGCCATTCTGCTTCTGGTGATCGCCTACTGCATGGTGTGCGTGAAAAACCATAAGATCGGAAAGGAGCGTTACGCTTGA